The Lolium perenne isolate Kyuss_39 chromosome 6, Kyuss_2.0, whole genome shotgun sequence genome segment TTTCAGAAGATTGAAAGAACTTCATCTTTTGACTACACTACATACACCTCAACAAATTGTCGATTTATACATACAGATGCTTGCGCAGAGCCACATGTTGAAGTCACATTTGGGACATCGCAAAAGCTTTATACGAACGGACAGTTAGGGACAAAGCAGCTGTCAGCATTTCTACTAGAGTCACCTCATCTTCTTCGCTCACTCTTCTCCATCAAGAATGGATGCTTAAGCGCCTCTTGGGCTGTTAGGCGGCTTGCTGGATCATGCTTAAGCAGCCCTTGCAAAAGATCAATCAAGTCGCCAGCCGAATGGTCTACATTTTGCATCACCAAATTCTGCTTGCAAACAAGATCAATGATCACAACTGTGAGCCACAAATACTTACGGTCTATTCATGACAGCAACGGGGTATGGGAAGTACCTGAAGCCGGGGCAGCTTCATGACAGCTTTCATGCTCTCCCGTGAAGCACATCCTTCAGGCCAGTTTAAACGGCCCTTTCTGACGTATTTCTCAGCATGTCGACTACACATAAGGAACAAATAAGCACATATCACCAGGTAATCTTCACAAGCCTGACTGCTTATTACACTGAAATGGATCAAGGACAGCAACATACTCTGCCCTCTTAAGCATGTGGTATGGCAGTGGACTAAGCACCCTCTCCATCATAGCCAGATGCTCCAAATTCTCATGAGTTTGAAACAATGCCTCTCCCTGCAGTACCTCGGTAACTCAAAAGGCCGTTGTTGTGATTGATTGGTGGAAAATGAAAACAAGCCCCAATAACATACCGTGCACAGTTCTACCAGAATACAGCCAACACTCCAGATATCACATGGGTAACTCCATCCAAGTCCTGAACAGAACATTGCCCAGGGCAAATATAAGAACAAACACCAAATATCTAGCTGAAGGCGTAGGTTTTGCATTGGACAAGAAAAATACCCAAGATAACTTCAGGGGCCCGATAATGCCTAGTAGAAACAACGTAGGTCTGGTCCTGCTGGTCATATGTCGTGCTGCCAAAATCAATCACCTTTATCTCACTGGACTTGGGCACACGTTTGTAATAGGATCCCTCCTTCGGGGAACGGGATGAAACCTATCAGTTCATATCAAAGAATTAGcacatgtggccgaataaaaaaagATAGTAAAATATAAAACAGCAAGATCAAATTAGTCAATGAACAACATATACTTTGTAATCAGGTACTTTAGTGTACTCCGCGGAAACAAGAAGAATGTTCTCAGGCTTTAAATCAGTGTGAATGAGGCGCAATTCATGCATAACTGCAACACACATTGCAGAGAAGATAAATATGTGAAGAGCAAAAATCGTGTTAGATATTCCTAAAATATCATTAAGTACTCAAATGATAACGGTCATCAAAGGATGACACCCTAGGATTATCAAATGATCTACTAGTGCAGGTATAAGGGTGTAGTTGAAGTGTGCACACACATGCTAGACATTCCAACAGTTGTTTGGCAACCTCCCGAACTACAGCAATTGGGAATGCTCGGTAATTGTTTTTCCGGAGAAAATCATATAAGCTTGGTCCAAGCTTCTCACAGACCTGCTCACCATTCATTCAAATTCACCAACGTTTAAGCTCAACAGGGTTATCTCTTGTGGTTAGATCATAACTGCCATATAATCTAATGATGTACTTACAATACAGATATGGTTACGATAGTCAAACCAGTTCCGAATTTGAACACAACTGCAAAATAGACCAGCTTATATATACAAGCAACCTTGTGAAAACAAAAAGGGCACAGAGAGAACATATAGTATATATACATCATAGGAATTGTAGAAGTGAAACTGAGGACTCACCTGGATCTGCTTTTTTCATATTTGCATATCTGCTCGAGCATGCCAATTTCAATCATTGCAGCATCCCTGTACTTCTTAATGCCTCTGATGATCTTAATTGCCACCATTTCCTTGCGTTCCCTATCCCAACATTCCAACACCTGACCAAAGGTACCTGTTGTATTGGCAGAAACACATCCGATTATGAGCACACTCTGTTGACGTCATCAACCAAAACAGCATGCAGGAAACGCCTTTGAGAGTTCCGCTATATCAGCAGAACCAAAACAGGCTTCTGCCCAGACTGACCTTCACCCATCTTCGCATTAATCCTGTCTGCAGGCATGAAAATAATCCATA includes the following:
- the LOC127307319 gene encoding serine/threonine-protein kinase AFC2 isoform X2 yields the protein MKKADPVMHELRLIHTDLKPENILLVSAEYTKVPDYKVSSRSPKEGSYYKRVPKSSEIKVIDFGSTTYDQQDQTYVVSTRHYRAPEVILGLGWSYPCDIWSVGCILVELCTGEALFQTHENLEHLAMMERVLSPLPYHMLKRADRHAEKYVRKGRLNWPEGCASRESMKAVMKLPRLQNLVMQNVDHSAGDLIDLLQGLLKHDPASRLTAQEALKHPFLMEKSERRR
- the LOC127307319 gene encoding serine/threonine-protein kinase AFC2 isoform X1; translation: MECLAEMPHAPLDRRPRKRQRLGWDVGPEIAQIKFCGQEVSNVLTAVTLGLSSGGIVSSQEAQELLRLATPPLREDDKDGHYVFAVGDNLTPRYRINAKMGEGTFGQVLECWDRERKEMVAIKIIRGIKKYRDAAMIEIGMLEQICKYEKSRSSCVQIRNWFDYRNHICIVCEKLGPSLYDFLRKNNYRAFPIAVVREVAKQLLECLAFMHELRLIHTDLKPENILLVSAEYTKVPDYKVSSRSPKEGSYYKRVPKSSEIKVIDFGSTTYDQQDQTYVVSTRHYRAPEVILGLGWSYPCDIWSVGCILVELCTGEALFQTHENLEHLAMMERVLSPLPYHMLKRADRHAEKYVRKGRLNWPEGCASRESMKAVMKLPRLQNLVMQNVDHSAGDLIDLLQGLLKHDPASRLTAQEALKHPFLMEKSERRR